AAAATGATATTACCGTTAGCGACTTTATCGTTTAGTCTATCAAGTAAAATCTTTTCAGATCTAAAGCCGGTACGGCGGTGAATAAGATGCACTTCAGATGCAATGTTAGATAAATATAATGCTTCTTCAACCGCAGTATTACCCCCTCCAACGACGGCAACTTTTTGACCACGATAGAAAAAACCATCACAAGTAGCACAAGCCGAAACACCTTTACCTTTAAAGGCTTCTTCTGAGTCTAGGCCTAAGTAACGCGCTGATGCGCCCGTTGCAATGATCAATGCATCACAGGTATAGGTTTTGTCACCTTTTAATGTGAAAGGGCGTTCGCTTAATTCGACTTCATGAATATGATCAACAAGGATCTCTGTATCAAAACGTAATGCATGCTCTTTCATGCTATCCATTAAACCAGGGCCCGTCATATCGTGGCTGCCACCAGGCCAATTTTCAACTTCCATGGTGGTCGTTAATTGACCGCCCGGTTGCATGCCGGTAATAATAACAGGTTTAAGATTTGCACGGGCCGCGTAAACAGCTGCCGTATAACCCGCAGGGCCAGATCCTAAAATAATTAGTTTGTGATGTTGAACTTCGCTCATAGGGTTACCTTGAAAAATCATTATTTAAACGTCTATGATAAACCGAGTGCATAGAAATAGCAGTATAAAAAAACGGATATTCCAATGGAATATCCGTTTTATTTGATAGGTAAAAACGATTGATAAGTTTAGCCTCTCATCTTGAAGAACAGAGAAAGGCTATTTTTTCATTTTTACAATACGGCTTTCACGGTAACGCTACTTGCTTTTGCACTTGCAAATTGACTACCCGCTTGTTGCGTTGATTTTGCAATACTGATACGCGTTGTGGCTGCTTCAATTTTAAGCGGTGCACTAAGATCTAGCTCAGAGCTTACTGTTTTCTTCATTTGTGCGGTGACAGATTTTTTTGCACTGCTTGTTGTGCCAATACGTTTCTTGGTAATGACAGCCACTTCAGGCGCAGCAACAACTTCAGGTGTGGCAACAACTTCAGGTGTGGCAACAACTTCAGGTGTGGCAACAACTTCAGATGCAGCAACCACTTCAGGTGCGGCAACAACTTCTGGTGTGGCAACAACTTCAGGTGTGGCAACCACTGCAGGTGCAGCAACAACTTCAGGTGTGGCAACCACTTCAGGTGCGGCAACCACTTCAGGTGCGGCAACAACTTCAGGTGCAACAACCACTTCAGGTGCAGCAACGACAGCTTCAGGCACAGCAACTACTTCAGGCGTTACATTAACGTCAGGTAGTATTTGTGGTGCTTGAGTTGGCGTTTCATCGTTACGCATCTCTTCTACGTCTTGAGCCATTGTGACATGATCATCAAGAGTTGAGATATCAGTTGCAACAGGCGCCGCAACATTAAGCGCAGCTTCTGTTTGATTGTCAGGGTAACGACTGCTCACAGGATCGGTCGTTAATGCACTTTCATCGCTGATATTCCCAGGAATAGCTTCACTAATACTACGTTTTTTACGTTGTCCGTTGTTACGTAAGTAACGTGAACGACGATTTGGCATTTTAACGCCATTTTGCTCAGTAAGATCAGGTGCAGTGTTAACACTACTCTCTATTGTTACATTCTCTGTCGCAGTCTGTTGACTCGCTTCAGTTTCAATAATTACGGCTACGTTTTCAACTTCAGGCGTAATGACAGGCTCTTGTTGAATACGTACTTTTTTACGTAAATTACGACGTTTACGACGCACGGCAACAACGCCATCTTGCTCTATAGCTTCTATTGGAGCTTGTGGTTTGCGAGGTGCTTTCTTAATACGATCATTATCACGCGGTTTTTGCACTCGGCGACTATTATTCTCTTCGCTTGGTTTTTGAACATCATCATTAGAGCGTTCATTGTCGTTTTTATTACGCGTGCGCGTATTACGATTACGATTGCGATTACGATTGTTGTTATTACGTGGACGAGGTTTCTCTTCTACTTTAGGCTCTGCAGTTTCTGGCGAAGCACTAAACAATGCGCCAATAGATGCAAAAATCTTAGAGAGTAGAGACGTTGGCTTTTCAGTACTTTGTGTACTTTGTACCGCTTTCTCTGTGCTATTTTTATGTTTTTGTTTCGGGCTGTTTTTAGGGCGCGAGAAACCACTTAAAATAGGCTCATCTTCTTTTTGTTGCTCATTTTTTACGACATTAGGCACATAGACCTGATGTTGTTTTTGTAGCGCATCATAGTTGATTTCAGTTTGGTTATCATTACGCGTACGTTTGATTTCAAAATGAGGTGTGAGTAAGTTTGCATCTGGAATAATGAAAATTTCACAGTTATGGCGTTGTTCTATTTTGAAAATAGAGCTACGTTTTTCATTTAGTAAGTAGGCAGCGACTGCAACAGGTACCGTTGCTTGGATCTGCACGGTATTTTCTTTTAAGCCTTCTTCTTCAATCAGACGTAAAATAGCTAAGGCTAAAGATTCATTATCACGAATAGTACCTTGACCATGACAACGAGGACAAACACGCGAAGCAGATTCACCAAGTGATGGGCGAATACGCTGACGAGACATTTCCATTAGTCCAAAACGAGAGATGCGTCCTAATTGTATACGCGCTCTATCTTGACGAACAGATTCACGCATGCGATTTTCAACTTCACGTTGATGGCGAGCGGGCGTCATATCGATAAAATCGATAACGACAAGGCCACCTAAGTCGCGTAAACGTAATTGTCTCGCTATTTCTTCAGCTGCTTCTAAATTGGTATTAAAGGCCGTTTCTTCGATATCACCACCACGTGTTGCGCGTGCAGAGTTAATATCAATAGAGGTAAGCGCTTCGGTTGGGTCGATAACAATTGAACCACCAGAAGGTAGACGTACTTCACGTTGGAAAGCTGACTCAATTTGGCTTTCTACTTGATAGTAGGTAAACAGTGGGATCTCACCTTGGTATAATTTAAGGCGATCAATATAATCGGGGCGTACCATTTCAATGTGTTTTTTAGCTTGTTCAAAGGTTTTTGCATGATCAATGACGATTTCACCAATATCACGGCGTAAATAATCACGAATAGAGCGCACAATGACATTACTTTCACGGTGAATTAAAAAAGGTGCCGATTTAGATTTTGATGCTTCATCAATGGCGTGCCAATGATTAACCAGTACATTAAGATCCCATTCTAATTCTTCAGCTGTTTTACCAACACCGGCTGTGCGTACAATTAAACCCATGCCATTAGGCAGTTTAAGATGGCTAAGTGCTTCTTTTAGTTGTGTGCGTTCATCACCTTCAATGCGACGAGATATTCCGCCTGCACGTGGGTTATTCGGCATTAAAACAAGGTAGCTACCCGCCAGACTAATAAAAGTCGTTAAGGCTGCGCCTTTATTACCGCGCTCTTCTTTTTCAATTTGTATAATAACTTCCTGACCTTCTTTGATCACCTCTTTAATATTTGGGCGACCTTTAAAGGAGTAACCGTTAGGGAAGTAATTACGAGATATTTCTTTTAAAGGTAAAAAACCATGACGATCTGCACCGTAGTCAACAAAAGCGGCTTCAAGACTCGGCTCTACTCTTGTTATTTTTCCTTTATAGATATTTGCTTTTTTTTGTTCGTGACCAGGACTTTCAATATCAAGATCATAAAGTTGTTGTCCATCAACAAGGGCAACGCGCAACTCTTCTGATTGAGTTGCATTAATTAACATTCTTTTCATTTTTATCGACTCTTATATTTTATTTTTATGTTGGTTCATTGTTGCACTTGACCTCGGGTCTGATGACACAGTCTCTCGACTGGGAATATAAAAGAGGTGCATTATTACAAAGTACAAAAAATCTCACTTGCTTCGTCTTAGTATAAAGTAGACGAATAATTGCAATGAGGGAAAAGCTACAACATACTATTTTGATTATTTTAATTATTTTGATTATTTTATGTGCTTCTACGACGCATATTGAACATGTAGGTTCAAAGCGGATCGGAAGCTTTTTAATTATCTCATTAATCAGGACAAAATCGCAATATAAATTTTTACATATATCCGTGTTAGTCGTGATAAACTTAACGAATGGAACAAATAAATCACTCAGTACGCATGCTTGAGATATCTCAAGAGAATGCCAAACAACGCATCGATAATTTTCTGCGCTTACATCTTAAAGGTGTCCCTAAAAGTTTGATCTACCGGATCATACGTAAGGGAGAAGTGCGTGTTAATAAAAAACGCATCAAGCCAGACTATAAATTACAACCCGGCGACATTGTGCGCATCCCTCCGGTGAAAGTGTCAGCGGAAAATCCGCTACCTTCCCCGAAGTTAAATGCAATAGCGCAGCTCGAATCACGTATTGTCTATGAAGATGATGCTTTACTTATTTTAAATAAACCTTCAGGCATTGCGGTGCATGGTGGTAGTGGGCTTAGTTTTGGCGCGATCGAAGGATTACGCGCCTTGCGCCCAGATGCACGATTTTTGGAATTAGTACATCGCCTAGATAAAGCAACGTCAGGGTGCTTACTGATTGCTAAAAAACGCAGTATGTTACGTGCGTTGCATGAGCAATTACGTAACAAAACCATGAATAAGCAGTATTTAGCGTTAGTAAAAGGCTCGTGGGATAAAAAAGATCGTAGTGTT
The sequence above is a segment of the Psychromonas sp. CNPT3 genome. Coding sequences within it:
- the trxB gene encoding thioredoxin-disulfide reductase, which produces MSEVQHHKLIILGSGPAGYTAAVYAARANLKPVIITGMQPGGQLTTTMEVENWPGGSHDMTGPGLMDSMKEHALRFDTEILVDHIHEVELSERPFTLKGDKTYTCDALIIATGASARYLGLDSEEAFKGKGVSACATCDGFFYRGQKVAVVGGGNTAVEEALYLSNIASEVHLIHRRTGFRSEKILLDRLNDKVANGNIILHTDRTLDEVLGDEMGVTGLRLKDTLSGKTEELSVMGVFIAIGHKPNTDMFVDQLDMNHGYLKVQTGSAGNATQTNIKGVFAAGDVSDHIYRQAITSAGTGCMAALDAERFLDEQ
- the rne gene encoding ribonuclease E, with amino-acid sequence MKRMLINATQSEELRVALVDGQQLYDLDIESPGHEQKKANIYKGKITRVEPSLEAAFVDYGADRHGFLPLKEISRNYFPNGYSFKGRPNIKEVIKEGQEVIIQIEKEERGNKGAALTTFISLAGSYLVLMPNNPRAGGISRRIEGDERTQLKEALSHLKLPNGMGLIVRTAGVGKTAEELEWDLNVLVNHWHAIDEASKSKSAPFLIHRESNVIVRSIRDYLRRDIGEIVIDHAKTFEQAKKHIEMVRPDYIDRLKLYQGEIPLFTYYQVESQIESAFQREVRLPSGGSIVIDPTEALTSIDINSARATRGGDIEETAFNTNLEAAEEIARQLRLRDLGGLVVIDFIDMTPARHQREVENRMRESVRQDRARIQLGRISRFGLMEMSRQRIRPSLGESASRVCPRCHGQGTIRDNESLALAILRLIEEEGLKENTVQIQATVPVAVAAYLLNEKRSSIFKIEQRHNCEIFIIPDANLLTPHFEIKRTRNDNQTEINYDALQKQHQVYVPNVVKNEQQKEDEPILSGFSRPKNSPKQKHKNSTEKAVQSTQSTEKPTSLLSKIFASIGALFSASPETAEPKVEEKPRPRNNNNRNRNRNRNTRTRNKNDNERSNDDVQKPSEENNSRRVQKPRDNDRIKKAPRKPQAPIEAIEQDGVVAVRRKRRNLRKKVRIQQEPVITPEVENVAVIIETEASQQTATENVTIESSVNTAPDLTEQNGVKMPNRRSRYLRNNGQRKKRSISEAIPGNISDESALTTDPVSSRYPDNQTEAALNVAAPVATDISTLDDHVTMAQDVEEMRNDETPTQAPQILPDVNVTPEVVAVPEAVVAAPEVVVAPEVVAAPEVVAAPEVVATPEVVAAPAVVATPEVVATPEVVAAPEVVAASEVVATPEVVATPEVVATPEVVAAPEVAVITKKRIGTTSSAKKSVTAQMKKTVSSELDLSAPLKIEAATTRISIAKSTQQAGSQFASAKASSVTVKAVL
- the rluC gene encoding 23S rRNA pseudouridine(955/2504/2580) synthase RluC, translated to MEQINHSVRMLEISQENAKQRIDNFLRLHLKGVPKSLIYRIIRKGEVRVNKKRIKPDYKLQPGDIVRIPPVKVSAENPLPSPKLNAIAQLESRIVYEDDALLILNKPSGIAVHGGSGLSFGAIEGLRALRPDARFLELVHRLDKATSGCLLIAKKRSMLRALHEQLRNKTMNKQYLALVKGSWDKKDRSVKEPLLKDSQNSVVKVSALGKQAETRFKIMQRYHGATLVEASPVTGRTHQIRVHCACKGHNIAGDDRYGAPEFSKKMQALGLNRLFLHAAHITFYHPVLEKKMTVSAPLCAPLAALLEKLDRS